GCAAATTTGATGGATTTATCAAACAGAATTCAGGAGTAAGGTGGTCGCCGAGCGCAGTCGAGGTGAGTCAGAATGGGCTAAACCTTAGCTATCCGCTAACAGAATTAATTCTGTACGGCTGGCGGATGAATAAGAGGGTTTAAAATCCCCACTAAATCATTCGCGTAACGTCTATGAAAGACAATATTTAGTGGTTTTCAATCAGTGGCGGGTCTGTAGCAAGATCCCGCAGGGTATCCACCACTGATTGTTCTGATACCAATTCTCTATGAAGATGCACAGAATAACACACTTGAAGCTCCATGCTGGACAAGGTAATTATTCTATGCAGGCTCACATAGATTTGGTATGACTCCTGAATTCTTCTTCAACCAGAATTTCTATAAGGAACAAACAATCAGTACATCAGCGTCTTGTCTCTATATCTGTTTCAGAATATAGAGACTAAACTAATTCCAGATAGTGAAGTTCTGGAATTATATACTTTATTGTCTATTAGTAGCTGAATAGTATTTATTCGTTCTATTTTACTATGAAAATCATGCGAAAAAACTACTTTAACACCAATCAAGGGCGAATTTTCACTGCTTTGATTTTGACGGGAATTTTATCTGTTGCTAGCGGTTTAATACTTGTCAAAGGTGCGACGGGCGCTTCTGCGAACTTCTCTCTAGAAACAAGCAATGAAGTTCTCAAAGACAATATTAAACCAAACCGCTTGCCACGTCCAGTAGCTAATGCAGTACTGCGAGACTTAGCGCGCAGACAGGGAATTTTTACTAGACAACTGCAAATTATTGACTACAATCAACAGACTTGGCGTAATGGTTGCTTGGAACTACCTCAAGCTGATGAATTCTGTACCCAAGCCTTAGTTCGTGGTTGGCGGGTTGTGGTATCTAATGGCAGAGAAAAGTGGGTTTATCATACCAATAATAATGGGCGATCGCTACGTTTAGCTTCGGCAAATACTCCCTCAGAAAATCTGCCAGATAAATTACCTGCATCTGTAAAAAATGCTGTTCTACAAGCCGCATCCAGACGGTTGCAACAGCCAATTTCTCAGTTAACTATTATTGAGGCTCAACAGCAAACTTGGAGAGATAGCTGCTTAGAATTAGCTAATCCTGATGAATTCTGTACCCAAGCTTTGGTATCAGGCTGGCGGGTGGTTGTCGGTGGAGTTGGCCAAACCTTGGTTTATCATACTAATCAAACAGGTTCCACACTCAGGCTAAATCAAAAGGCTAACGAAAATACATTGAGCCCTGTGCAAATTCCAGCTAGTGAGTTACCACCACCGTTAGATCGAGATATAGTATTTCGCCAAATCTCCAGTGGGGGTTTTGCTGGCAGAACCTATGAGACTGTTTTACTCAAAGATGGGCGACTGATTCGCGTGCGGATTGGTGATGCTAATGATTCGGAACGTAGTGTTCGCCGTGTTTCTGTGCAACAGGTGCAACAATTTGTGCGATCGCTAAAACGTTCTCAGTTTAGTCAATTTCGGAATTTGAGTTACCCAGCCCCCAGTGGTGCTGCTGACTATATCACCTATACGCTCACCAGCCAAGAAGGTACGGTTCAGTACAATGATATTTCTCAAAATAACCTGCCAAAGAATTTACAGACAGCAGTCAAAGCCTGGAATCAAATTGTAGCCAGCGCACAATCATAAACCTTATTGATGGAATTGAAGAATAAGAGAGTGGCGGGATCTTGCTACGGACTCGCCACTCTCTTACAAAGTGACGGGTTTCAAATTTCGTAGTGGCGATCGCACTATCTTGAAAAATGAACTTTCAAGATAGCGAAATTAATCAAAGGTGTTTACGGCAATTAATATTAAATTGTAATCTTAACCTAATTCGCCGTTTTGTAAAACACCACATAGGATTAAAATTAAAGATAAAGGCAACTATTAAATATAAACTGCTCAAAAATCAATATTATATTCAATTGTCAATCCTCCGAAAGAAGTATATTAAACTTTCCCCCTTAAATTTGAACGCTTGGAACTGGATAATAATTTCTGCATCATAGATACATCCGAGCAAGTACAACGGTTTGTAGAACGCCGCAAGCCAAGAAAACGAATCTGCTATCAAGTGCTTTAATCTCAGACAGAAATTACATGGAACAAGTAATTACTTCAATGGCAGATGCTTTGTTAGTAACCAGTAATTCAGGAAAAATCAAAAAAGTCAATCGTGCTGCTCAACAATTATTTGGTTTTCGGGAAGAAGAATTAATTAATCAGCCGATATCACTGATAATTGATGATAATCAAATATTAACAAAAGCTATTTCTCAACATTCTTATTTGAAGCGAAGTTCACAGAATTTACAAGTAGTTTGTCGAACAAAAACTAGAGAAAAGCTGTTGATTGCTTTTTCTTGCTCAGTGATTGCAAAAAAAACAGAAGGACTAGAAGATATTGTCTACATTGGTCGGGATATTACTGCTTGGCAACGCCGGGAACAGCGTACAAGTGCCCAGTATGCTATTACCCGTATCTTATCAGAATCACAGAGCGTAAGGCAGGTAATTCCACAAATTTTGCAGTCTATTTGTCAAAACTTGGGATGGGATTTAGGCGAACTTTGGACACCAAGTCAATATATTGGTACTTCACTACAAGGAGATAGTCTCAATGCAGTACTAAGGTGTGTAGAAATTTGGTCAAGTCGATTAATTTCTGCGCGAGAGTTTAAGGCAATCACCTGGCAAGCTACCTATACACCCGGTGTTGGCTTACCTGGTAAAATTTGGATCAGACGTTTGCCTTTGTGGATTAAAGATATCACAGTAGATGGAGATAATAGGCGATCGCAACCTGCTGCTGAGGCTGGATTGCACGCAGCTTTTGGCTTCCCCATTTTAGACGATAGTGAAATCTTAGGAGTGATGGTTTTCTTTAGCCGGGACGTACAACCAAAAGATAAAGACCTATTACAAATGATGGGTTCTATTGGTAGCCAAATCTCTCAGTTTATCAAACGCAAACAAGCAGAAAATGCTCTTGTAGAAAGTGAAGAACGATATCGAGATTTATTTGAAAATGCTAATGACTTGATTCAATGCGTCAATCCATCTGGTCGTTTTTTGTATGTCAATCGTGCATGGCGAGAAACTTTGGGATATAGTGAAGCTGAAATCGCAAATATGAGTGTTTTCGATATTATACATCCAGAGTTTAAGCAACACTGTTTGCAAAGGTTTTATCGTGTTTTATCAGGAGAAAAGCTTGGGCAAGTAACAGCCACATTCGTTACTAAAGACGGTCAAACAATCTTTCTAGAAGGTAATATTAATTGTAAATTTGTCGAAGGTCATCCAACTGCGATTCGCGGCATTTTTCGCAATGTCACCCAACGACTAGCAGCAGAAGAAGCGTTGCGCCATCAGCAGGAAGAAACCGAACGTTTATTGCTGAATATTTTGCCAGCCGCAATTTCTAAAGAACTGAAAGAACAACCAGCTAGTATTGCCGAAGACTTTGCTGATGTCACAGTTTTATTTGCAGATATCGTTGGCTTGAGCGAAATTGCTACTTCTATAAGTGCAATTCAACTACTGAACCTACTCAACTCAATTTTCTCAGCTTTCGATCGCCTCACCGAACGATATAGTTTAGAGAGAATCAAGAACATTAACGATGCTTATATGGTGGTAGGCGGCTTACCTACACGTCGCCAAGATCATGCTCAAGCGATCGCTCTGATGGCACTGGATATGCAAACTGCGATCGCTCTATTTAATACTGAGAAGAACCAAAATTTCAGCATCCGTATCGGCATCCATAGTGGTTCGATAATGGGGGGAGTCATCGAGCTGAATAAGTTTACTTATGAACTCTATAAAGACACAGTAAACATCGCTCGCTCTATGGAATCCCAAGATGTTGCTGGTAAAATCCAAGTTACAGAAAATACTTATAAGTGTTTGTGTGATGAATTTGTATTTGAAAAACGAGGCGAAATTGAAGTTAAAGACAAAGGGAAGATAACAACTTATTTGTTGATTGGAAAGAAGGAATGAGGGTATGGGTAAAGAGGAGGCAGGAGGCAGAAGTTCTTTAATTTTGAATTTTGAATTTTGAATTTTGAATTGATTTCTCCTCCTGCCTATTCCCTTAGTGAGTATTCGGAATCATCCGACTCAAGGGATAAGTCGCTGTTTGCTGTGAAGCACTTTCAGCAACTGCTGCTGGAACTTGATCTGATGGTTGGGTTTTGGCTGCTAGATAGTCTTTTTGCAGTTTATCCAAAATGGCTTCTCGCCTGTCATATATACGCTTCAAGGGACGAGGTTGGCATTTGTTCAACACATACGCTGTCACCAGTGGTAGAGCGATCGTGCTATCGGTATAACAAACGATTGTGTTAGGTAACTCATCCGGGTCAATTTTACCCCAACTGACAGCTTCCGATGGGGTTGCTCCAGATAAACCGCCTGTATCTGGACGTGCATCGGTAAATTGCACAAAGTAATCGTGTCCTCGTTCTTCTAACCCTAAAACCTCGTGAAGTTGCGGTTGGGTTTGTAGCAAAAAGTTTTTAGGACTACCGCCACCAAGAATTACAGCCGCACTTTTACCTCCTGATTCACGGGCATTATATGCGATCGCTGCTGTCTCATTCACGTCAATTGATGGATCGATCACCAACTGCGAACCTTCTAATGCTAAAGCCGCCACGTTCATCCCAATTGAGCTATCGCCTGGAGAAGACGTATAAATCGGTACGCCATATTCATAAGCTGTAGCTAGCAAGCAGGAATGCTGCACACCCAATTGCTTTTCTATTTCTCGGACATATTTACCCAGTAAATGATGAAATTCAGCCGTTCCCATCCGCTTTTGAAACGCTTCTCCTTGGAGAATCTTGCGGATAAACGCATCAGTTTCTAGCAGCACATCGTAACCAAAAATAATGTCATAAATGCGGATCGTGCCTTCTTGGCGAAGTTTCACATCATCCAAAAACGGATTACCAGCAAAGAGTTCAAAACCCAATCCGTAGTGCATATCGTGGTAAAGATTTGCACCAGTGCTAATCATCCAGTCAATAAAGCCGTTGCGAATTAAGGGTGCAAGCGCTGAAACCCCAAATCCTGCTGGCGTCATCGCACCGGAAAGGCTAACTCCCACTGTGACACCTTCTGTTAGGACATCGCGACTCAGTAGTTGGCAGATTTCCCGCAACCGCGCTGAGTTGTAAGCGGTGAAGTATCGATCGATCAAATCCACCACATTGATATCATTTGATATCGGTGTGGGTGCAATTTTTTGACCCAGCTGTTTAGACATTTTGGCACTCCCGAACAGTAAACACGCCGAATCTAATAGTATCTAGCTTTCACCCAAAGTGACAGCAATACTTTTTTACTACCAGCTTGAGAAAGCAATTGACATCCTCACCGACCTAAAGGCGTGGGGAAGAAGGAGTAATGAGTAATAAGTAATAAGTAAATACCCATTACTCCTTACTCATTACTTTAAAGCATTGCGTGAAGCACGGGGCTTCTCTACGAGACGCTTCGCGAACAGACCCAAATATGTGGTGAGAAGTAGGAGAAGAAACCTTTTTCAGCCCTTTTGGGATTTTCCGATGATTAGCCCATCAAAGCCAGAAAGTATT
This portion of the Nostoc sp. GT001 genome encodes:
- a CDS encoding adenylate/guanylate cyclase domain-containing protein; the protein is MEQVITSMADALLVTSNSGKIKKVNRAAQQLFGFREEELINQPISLIIDDNQILTKAISQHSYLKRSSQNLQVVCRTKTREKLLIAFSCSVIAKKTEGLEDIVYIGRDITAWQRREQRTSAQYAITRILSESQSVRQVIPQILQSICQNLGWDLGELWTPSQYIGTSLQGDSLNAVLRCVEIWSSRLISAREFKAITWQATYTPGVGLPGKIWIRRLPLWIKDITVDGDNRRSQPAAEAGLHAAFGFPILDDSEILGVMVFFSRDVQPKDKDLLQMMGSIGSQISQFIKRKQAENALVESEERYRDLFENANDLIQCVNPSGRFLYVNRAWRETLGYSEAEIANMSVFDIIHPEFKQHCLQRFYRVLSGEKLGQVTATFVTKDGQTIFLEGNINCKFVEGHPTAIRGIFRNVTQRLAAEEALRHQQEETERLLLNILPAAISKELKEQPASIAEDFADVTVLFADIVGLSEIATSISAIQLLNLLNSIFSAFDRLTERYSLERIKNINDAYMVVGGLPTRRQDHAQAIALMALDMQTAIALFNTEKNQNFSIRIGIHSGSIMGGVIELNKFTYELYKDTVNIARSMESQDVAGKIQVTENTYKCLCDEFVFEKRGEIEVKDKGKITTYLLIGKKE
- the speY gene encoding deoxyhypusine synthase, with the translated sequence MSKQLGQKIAPTPISNDINVVDLIDRYFTAYNSARLREICQLLSRDVLTEGVTVGVSLSGAMTPAGFGVSALAPLIRNGFIDWMISTGANLYHDMHYGLGFELFAGNPFLDDVKLRQEGTIRIYDIIFGYDVLLETDAFIRKILQGEAFQKRMGTAEFHHLLGKYVREIEKQLGVQHSCLLATAYEYGVPIYTSSPGDSSIGMNVAALALEGSQLVIDPSIDVNETAAIAYNARESGGKSAAVILGGGSPKNFLLQTQPQLHEVLGLEERGHDYFVQFTDARPDTGGLSGATPSEAVSWGKIDPDELPNTIVCYTDSTIALPLVTAYVLNKCQPRPLKRIYDRREAILDKLQKDYLAAKTQPSDQVPAAVAESASQQTATYPLSRMIPNTH